In a genomic window of Canis lupus familiaris isolate Mischka breed German Shepherd chromosome 28, alternate assembly UU_Cfam_GSD_1.0, whole genome shotgun sequence:
- the ZDHHC6 gene encoding palmitoyltransferase ZDHHC6 isoform X2 has protein sequence MPCLLVLALSLWGGNRKILRIACTSSIVKSAKHTRHHGHITAESVTAPLGCIHAAFIFVMTMYTQLYNRLSFGWNTVKIDMSAARRDPLPIIPFGLAAFAATLFALGLALGTTIAVGMLFFIQMKIILRNKTSIESWIEEKAKDRIQYYQLDEVFVFPYDMGSRWKNFKQVFTWSGVPEGDGLAWPVREDCHQYSLTIEQLKQKADKRIRSVRYRVIEDYSGACCPLNKGIKTFFTSPCTEEPRIRLQKGEFILATRGLRYWLYGDKILDDASVEGVSRIRGWFPRNCVEKCPCDAETDQAPEGEKKNR, from the exons ATGCCATGTTTATTGGTCCTGGCTTTGTCCCTTTGGGGTGGAAACCG GAAAATTCTCAGGATAGCATGTACCTCCAGTATTGTAAAGTCTGCCAAGCATACAAGGCACCACGGTCACATCACTGCAGAAAGTGTAACAG CACCACTGGGTTGTATTCATGCTGCCTTCATTTTTGTTATGACTATGTATACACAGCTTTATAATCGG CTCTCCTTTGGGTGGAACACGGTAAAGATTGATATGAGTGCAGCCCGGAGAGATCCCCTTCCAATTATTCCCTTTGGATTAGCAGCATTTGCGGCCACCTTGTTTGCCTTGGGATTAGCTTTAGGAACAACCATAGCTGTTGGGATGTTGTTTTTTATCCAG atgaAAATAATTCTCAGAAACAAAACTTCTATTGAATCATGGATTgaagaaaag GCTAAGGATCGAATTCAATATTACCAACTAGATGAAGTCTTTGTTTTTCCCTATGATATGGGAAGTCGATGGAAGAACTTTAAACAGGTATTCACATGGTCAGGGGTCCCTGAAGGAGATGGACTAGCATGGCCAGTAAGAGAAGACTGTCACCAGTACAGCTTAACA ATTGAACAGTTGAAACAAAAAGCAGATAAAAGAATCAGAAGT GTGCGGTATAGAGTAATAGAGGATTACAGTGGTGCCTGCTGTCCTTTGAATAAAGGAATCAAAACGTTCTTCACCAGCCCCTGCACTGAGGAGCCTCGAATAAGGCTACAGAAAGGGGAATTCATTTTAGCCACAAGAGGGTTACG atactGGTTGTATGGAGATAAAATTCTTGATGATGCCTCTGTAGAAG GTGTCTCACGAATCAGAGGCTGGTTCCCTAGAAACTGTGTGGAGAAGTGTCCCTGTGATGCTGAAACAGATCAAGCCCCAGAGGGCGAGAAGAAAAATAGATAG
- the ZDHHC6 gene encoding palmitoyltransferase ZDHHC6 isoform X1, with protein MDTFCSVIKFENLQELKRLCHWGPIIALGVIAICSTMAMIDSVLWYWPLHTTGGSVNFIMLINWTVMILYNYFNAMFIGPGFVPLGWKPENSQDSMYLQYCKVCQAYKAPRSHHCRKCNRCVMKMDHHCPWINNCCGYQNHASFTLFLLLAPLGCIHAAFIFVMTMYTQLYNRLSFGWNTVKIDMSAARRDPLPIIPFGLAAFAATLFALGLALGTTIAVGMLFFIQMKIILRNKTSIESWIEEKAKDRIQYYQLDEVFVFPYDMGSRWKNFKQVFTWSGVPEGDGLAWPVREDCHQYSLTIEQLKQKADKRIRSVRYRVIEDYSGACCPLNKGIKTFFTSPCTEEPRIRLQKGEFILATRGLRYWLYGDKILDDASVEGVSRIRGWFPRNCVEKCPCDAETDQAPEGEKKNR; from the exons ATGGATACATTCTGCTCAGTTATCAAGTTTGAAAATCTCCAAGAACTAAAGAGACTGTGTCACTGGGGTCCCATCATAGCCCTCGGTGTTATAGCAATATGTTCCACAATGGCCATGATTGACTCTGTGTTGTGGTATTGGCCTTTACATACAACTGGAGGAAGCGTGAATTTCATTATGTTGATAAACTGGACTGTCATGATTCTTTATAACTACTTCAATGCCATGTTTATTGGTCCTGGCTTTGTCCCTTTGGGGTGGAAACCG GAAAATTCTCAGGATAGCATGTACCTCCAGTATTGTAAAGTCTGCCAAGCATACAAGGCACCACGGTCACATCACTGCAGAAAGTGTAACAG ATGTGTGATGAAGATGGACCATCACTGTCCTTGGATCAACAACTGTTGTGGTTACCAAAATCATGCTTCGTTCACACTGTTTCTCCTTTTAGCACCACTGGGTTGTATTCATGCTGCCTTCATTTTTGTTATGACTATGTATACACAGCTTTATAATCGG CTCTCCTTTGGGTGGAACACGGTAAAGATTGATATGAGTGCAGCCCGGAGAGATCCCCTTCCAATTATTCCCTTTGGATTAGCAGCATTTGCGGCCACCTTGTTTGCCTTGGGATTAGCTTTAGGAACAACCATAGCTGTTGGGATGTTGTTTTTTATCCAG atgaAAATAATTCTCAGAAACAAAACTTCTATTGAATCATGGATTgaagaaaag GCTAAGGATCGAATTCAATATTACCAACTAGATGAAGTCTTTGTTTTTCCCTATGATATGGGAAGTCGATGGAAGAACTTTAAACAGGTATTCACATGGTCAGGGGTCCCTGAAGGAGATGGACTAGCATGGCCAGTAAGAGAAGACTGTCACCAGTACAGCTTAACA ATTGAACAGTTGAAACAAAAAGCAGATAAAAGAATCAGAAGT GTGCGGTATAGAGTAATAGAGGATTACAGTGGTGCCTGCTGTCCTTTGAATAAAGGAATCAAAACGTTCTTCACCAGCCCCTGCACTGAGGAGCCTCGAATAAGGCTACAGAAAGGGGAATTCATTTTAGCCACAAGAGGGTTACG atactGGTTGTATGGAGATAAAATTCTTGATGATGCCTCTGTAGAAG GTGTCTCACGAATCAGAGGCTGGTTCCCTAGAAACTGTGTGGAGAAGTGTCCCTGTGATGCTGAAACAGATCAAGCCCCAGAGGGCGAGAAGAAAAATAGATAG